A window of the Lactobacillus amylovorus DSM 20531 genome harbors these coding sequences:
- a CDS encoding IS30 family transposase produces the protein MDSLHSIMPKHQKGKHLSFEQRVVIQTRIKDGFSLRAIARELDCSPSTISYEVKRGTVLLYHGKQKRYKAQQGDKAYQIHRKNCGRKSDFLKKSDFIKYVNKHFCEDGWSLDVCANRCLALGEFSRDQVVCTRTLYNYVDQCLMGMRNSDLPEKLKRNTKIHRIRKNKKKLGRSIEERPKEINDRKEFGHWECDLVLGHKTKDDQVLLTLSERMSREFLILRIPDKTAASVMTAFQALRKQYSEHWNDIFKTITTDNGSEFADLSNLETVSKTLVYYAHPYTSCDKGTVERHNGLIRRFIPKGDYINNYSLQDIINIETWCNSLPRKILAYHTPDEIFEKELDHIYQAV, from the coding sequence ATGGACTCTTTACATTCTATCATGCCTAAGCACCAAAAGGGAAAGCATTTATCATTTGAACAACGGGTTGTTATTCAAACCCGTATTAAAGACGGTTTCTCTCTTAGGGCTATTGCTCGTGAGCTTGATTGCTCTCCTTCTACTATCAGTTATGAGGTTAAACGTGGTACTGTTTTGCTTTATCATGGTAAGCAAAAACGCTATAAGGCACAACAAGGTGATAAAGCTTACCAAATACATCGTAAGAATTGCGGTCGTAAATCAGATTTCTTAAAGAAATCTGACTTTATCAAATACGTTAATAAGCATTTCTGCGAAGATGGCTGGTCTCTTGATGTATGTGCCAATCGCTGCTTAGCTTTAGGAGAATTTTCTCGTGATCAGGTAGTTTGCACTAGAACCTTGTACAACTATGTAGATCAATGCTTAATGGGTATGAGAAATTCTGATTTGCCAGAAAAGTTAAAGCGCAATACTAAAATACATCGCATTCGTAAAAATAAGAAAAAGCTTGGCCGAAGTATTGAAGAACGTCCCAAGGAGATCAATGATCGTAAAGAATTTGGCCACTGGGAATGCGATTTAGTCTTAGGACATAAAACTAAGGATGATCAAGTACTGCTAACTTTGTCTGAACGAATGAGCCGTGAATTTTTAATCTTGCGTATTCCTGATAAGACAGCCGCCAGTGTGATGACTGCTTTTCAGGCTCTGCGCAAACAGTATAGTGAACATTGGAATGACATCTTTAAGACAATTACAACTGATAATGGATCAGAGTTTGCGGATTTATCCAATCTGGAGACAGTTTCAAAAACCCTGGTTTACTATGCTCATCCATATACTTCTTGTGATAAAGGTACTGTTGAAAGACACAATGGCCTTATTCGCAGATTTATTCCCAAAGGTGATTACATCAATAACTATTCTCTTCAAGATATCATTAATATTGAAACCTGGTGCAATTCACTACCAAGAAAGATCTTGGCATATCATACACCAGATGAAATCTTTGAGAAAGAATTAGATCATATCTATCAAGCAGTATAA
- a CDS encoding GNAT family N-acetyltransferase, translating to MKLEKNLDNLKQIAPLVQYAFGKNNDLLHDDNFMSRYDHSDGYGFFNDKKLTSYIMVNKFKSEVFGHHVPMAGIGYVASYPEYRGQGHISKLMKEILKDLHDQDIPFTNLAPSSESFYRHYGFSNSIYQKEYRFSGSALRAFKLPRTGHVIRGKWNELMVQNGVIQLYERQLHTDDERNTVIRQAWWWNRMDSYYHNRNIAVYIDADGRPISYLIYRIHGNVFLADELYSITAKGLICLLGFMGSHSGAIKEFRMILPEHSLIGELFPEQNQLQISLHPYMMSRIIDFAIMVTYMKPLQEGTFNVEVISDDQCPWNVGVWQITNQAGQVSCKQIEDGLVDYSGPITAWTQVFLGRLSMSDAVKLGLITDYRIKKLDFKKGDVSFYDYF from the coding sequence ATGAAATTAGAGAAAAATCTAGATAATTTAAAGCAAATAGCCCCACTGGTTCAATATGCTTTTGGAAAGAACAATGATCTACTTCATGATGATAATTTTATGTCTCGTTATGATCATAGTGATGGCTATGGCTTTTTTAATGATAAAAAATTAACTAGTTACATTATGGTGAACAAGTTTAAGAGTGAGGTCTTTGGTCATCATGTGCCAATGGCTGGTATTGGGTATGTTGCCTCATATCCGGAATATCGCGGGCAAGGTCATATTTCGAAATTGATGAAGGAAATTTTAAAAGACCTGCATGACCAAGATATTCCGTTCACTAACTTGGCTCCTTCTTCTGAGAGCTTCTATCGTCACTATGGCTTTAGCAACAGTATCTATCAAAAAGAATATCGTTTTTCTGGTAGTGCCTTAAGAGCATTTAAATTGCCACGTACAGGTCACGTAATTCGCGGCAAATGGAACGAACTAATGGTTCAAAATGGAGTGATTCAACTCTATGAAAGACAACTTCATACAGATGATGAGCGAAATACGGTAATTCGTCAGGCCTGGTGGTGGAACAGAATGGACTCATACTACCACAATCGAAACATTGCCGTTTATATCGATGCAGATGGTCGTCCTATCAGCTATTTGATTTACCGTATTCATGGCAATGTTTTCTTAGCTGATGAACTTTATTCGATCACTGCCAAAGGCTTAATATGTTTGCTTGGCTTCATGGGTTCTCATTCTGGTGCGATTAAAGAATTTCGCATGATTTTACCAGAGCATTCATTAATTGGTGAACTTTTCCCAGAACAAAATCAATTGCAAATTAGTCTGCATCCCTACATGATGAGCAGGATTATTGACTTTGCCATAATGGTTACTTATATGAAGCCCCTTCAAGAAGGCACCTTTAATGTTGAAGTGATTAGCGATGACCAATGTCCGTGGAATGTTGGCGTATGGCAGATAACTAATCAAGCTGGTCAAGTTTCCTGTAAACAAATTGAAGACGGCTTGGTTGATTATTCTGGCCCAATTACTGCTTGGACACAAGTTTTTTTAGGTAGACTAAGCATGAGTGATGCTGTTAAACTAGGGTTAATTACAGATTATCGGATTAAAAAGCTCGACTTTAAAAAAGGCGACGTTTCTTTCTATGATTATTTCTAG
- a CDS encoding LysR family transcriptional regulator substrate-binding protein, producing MKQLKIAYFNQLGRRELDQAKTKFEEEYPDTEVKLISTGYDEAFEKMADGEADLVIADKRYEKDDLEREDLAQVGVMAILPKGSYQSGIQMVDKADLSDMTCFIVAKPEEEVAELHLFKDLYQVKSPFIASNSVEEVALLVASGSGYFLINEIAADLLKNDSLQKLFLTDNGAPMRQTIAAFYAEKNPAIAKFNEILKKEY from the coding sequence ATGAAGCAATTGAAGATTGCATATTTTAATCAATTAGGGCGCAGAGAATTAGATCAGGCAAAGACAAAATTCGAAGAAGAGTATCCTGATACTGAAGTTAAATTAATTAGTACAGGGTATGATGAAGCTTTTGAAAAAATGGCTGATGGCGAGGCCGATTTGGTCATTGCGGATAAGCGCTATGAAAAGGATGACCTTGAAAGAGAAGATCTTGCTCAAGTTGGTGTAATGGCTATCTTGCCTAAGGGCAGCTATCAAAGCGGCATTCAAATGGTTGATAAAGCAGATCTGTCGGACATGACTTGCTTTATCGTGGCTAAACCTGAAGAAGAAGTTGCTGAACTTCATTTGTTTAAGGATCTTTATCAGGTGAAAAGCCCATTTATTGCTTCAAACTCAGTTGAAGAAGTTGCCTTGCTTGTGGCTTCAGGATCTGGTTACTTTTTGATCAATGAAATTGCGGCCGATTTGCTCAAGAACGACTCATTGCAAAAGTTATTCTTAACAGATAATGGTGCGCCAATGCGTCAAACGATTGCAGCTTTCTATGCTGAAAAGAATCCAGCTATTGCGAAGTTTAACGAAATTTTGAAAAAAGAATATTAA
- a CDS encoding putative quinol monooxygenase gives MKLQKAPILHLFKLEVDPKNHDKLIQSMLDAHLDQNALFMQSGHEDEAGHKNYAVECFQDDAQYQKHLNSEEYQAFLKASDKLLTEKVDVELQPEFISTKPDKLNVSGENDYVVYMTEIGVQLGKGDEFANGVLKEMKAAVEKEAGIMVMIAGTVMNQPNEWLSLEVYQNKDAYQKHLETKHFKRYLEATKFCVESKGLHLLKSDFVSDQGQIFYRP, from the coding sequence ATGAAACTACAAAAAGCACCTATTTTACACTTGTTCAAACTTGAAGTTGATCCTAAAAATCATGACAAATTAATTCAATCAATGTTGGATGCTCATTTAGATCAAAATGCATTGTTCATGCAAAGTGGTCACGAAGATGAAGCTGGACACAAGAATTATGCCGTTGAATGTTTCCAAGATGATGCACAATATCAAAAACATTTAAATTCAGAAGAATACCAAGCCTTTTTAAAAGCCAGTGATAAGCTGCTAACTGAAAAAGTTGATGTTGAATTACAACCAGAGTTTATTTCAACCAAGCCAGATAAATTGAATGTTTCTGGTGAAAATGACTATGTTGTTTACATGACTGAAATCGGCGTACAACTAGGCAAAGGCGATGAGTTTGCCAATGGCGTGTTAAAAGAAATGAAAGCTGCCGTTGAAAAAGAAGCAGGCATTATGGTAATGATTGCTGGAACTGTGATGAACCAGCCTAATGAGTGGCTTTCATTAGAAGTTTATCAAAATAAAGATGCTTATCAAAAACACCTTGAAACTAAGCACTTTAAGAGATATCTTGAGGCAACAAAGTTCTGTGTTGAAAGCAAAGGACTTCATTTACTTAAGTCAGACTTTGTTTCAGATCAAGGACAAATTTTTTACCGTCCTTAA